One region of Pleuronectes platessa chromosome 18, fPlePla1.1, whole genome shotgun sequence genomic DNA includes:
- the LOC128461324 gene encoding E3 ubiquitin-protein ligase ZNRF2, with amino-acid sequence MGAKQSSPVFDGRTRAYSSSDLPSSNSSGGERIAGFRYTNGPDGPRIRYTGGGPTSSGLSIPAGGRSGSHALNQSLDGTDGDDEGRLPPEGHRLLIGSLPAHLSPHLLGGFHCPVCSKFMGSDEIEKHLLMCFSKTRLTYNKDILSRDSGECAICLEELEQGDTIARLPCLCIYHKGCIDEWFEVNRSCPEHPAD; translated from the exons ATGGGGGCCAAGCAGAGCAGCCCCGTATTTGATGGCAGAACTCGGGCTTATTCCAGCTCCGATCTCCCATCTAGCAACTCCAGCGGCGGGGAGAGGATCGCGGGGTTCAGGTACACGAACGGACCCGATGGCCCCAGGATTCGTTACACGGGTGGAGGGCCCACCAGCTCCGGTCTCAGCATACCAGCCGGCGGCAGGTCGGGGTCGCACGCACTCAATCAGAGTCTGGACGGCACTGATGGGGACGATGAGGGCCGGCTGCCTCCTGAGGGCCACAGGCTGCTCATAGGCTCCTTACCGGCTCACTTGTCTCCTCACCTGCTGGGAG GCTTCCACTGCCCCGTCTGCTCCAAGTTTATGGGGTCGGATGAAATAGAGAAGCACCTGCTTATGTGTTTCAGCAAAACACGCCTCACCTACAACA AGGACATCCTGTCCAGAGACTCTGGGGAATGTGCCATCTGTttagaggagctggagcagggaGACACCATTGCCAGACTGCCCTGCCTCTGTATCTACCATAAAgg TTGTATAGACGAGTGGTTCGAGGTGAATCGCTCGTGTCCGGAGCATCCTGCCGACTAG